In the genome of Conger conger chromosome 8, fConCon1.1, whole genome shotgun sequence, one region contains:
- the cdpf1 gene encoding cysteine-rich DPF motif domain-containing protein 1: MELGNTEGTPRELFTCELCELTTPFTYYGQKPPNTRAIVLLEECYVMKDPFSPEKERFLVLGSTCSLCHKAVCVSADCSLFYTKRFCVRCVRARLEQFPPQIQAELMKKKPTGKAPGLATN; the protein is encoded by the exons ATGGAACTGGGAAATACGGAGGGGACGCCGCGTGAATTATTCACCTGCGAGCTTTGTGAATTAACCACCCCTTTCACTTACTACGGACAGAAACCTCCAAACACACGAGCTATTGT ACTTCTGGAGGAGTGCTATGTGATGAAGGATCCGTTCTCTCCGGAGAAGGAAAGGTTTTTGGTTCTAGGATCAACTTGCAGTCTGTGTCACAAGGCCGTGTGCGTCAGTGCG gACTGCAGTCTGTTCTACACGAAGCGCTTCTGCGTGCGCTGTGTGCGGGCGCGTCTGGAGCAGTTTCCCCCGCAGATACAGGCAGAGTTGATGAAGAAGAAGCCCACGGGGAAGGCACCAGGCCTGGCCACCAACTGA